Within Flavobacteriales bacterium, the genomic segment CCACCGGGGCACATGCAGAATGAGAATACTCCTGTATCCCCTACTTGACATACCAGATTATAGGATGCAGGAGGTAATATATCGGGTCTCGTACTCTTCCCATATTGCATCCGATCCACTAATTCCTGTGGATGTTCCACTCGCACTCCGAGAGCAAAGTCCTTATTCTCGATGCGTATATCCCGTTCTCTGCAGAGTGTGAAGATGTCCCTCGCTGAATGTCCTGTAGCTAGAATGAGTTGGTCTACTGCTATCTCCTGATCACCATTGATGAGAATAGCCTGTACCTGCTGGTCACGGATGATGATATCCGTCAACCTGGCATTGAAATGAATCTCACCCCCATGATCGAGAATCGTCTCTCGGATAGCGGTGATGATCCCCGGTAACTTATTGGTCCCTATATGCGGATGGGCATCTATGAGTATATCCCTTGCCGCTCCATGTAAGACCAGTGTCTCGAGTATCTTCTGAACGTCTCCCCGCTTCTTCGATCGTGTATATAGTTTTCCATCGCTATACGCACCGGCCCCTCCTTCTCCGAAGCAATAATTGCTCTCCGGGTCTACGATATGCTCCTTATTGAGCTTAGCGATATCCCGTCTTCTGGCCCGAACATCCTTACCTCTCTCGTAGACCACAGGTCTCAGCCCCATCTCCAGACACTGGAGAGCAGCAAACAATCCAGCAGGCCCTGCCCCGATAATGTGAACAGACTCAGAGGAGCTCTCCAATGGCTGTATATTCGGTTCAATAGGATCGACCTCCAAGGGTCCATCGGTAGACACTTGGATGCGCAGTCGATATACGATCTTCCTTCGTGCATCCAGAGAGCGCTTGATGACCCTGAAGTGGATTGGATCAGAAGCTCCAAGACCAAGACGGTGTCTCAATTCGGATCGAAGGAACTCCTGGTCGTCCAGTTGTTCAGGACGAACTGCTATGTCTATCGTTTCTTTCAAAAAGAAAGCCCTGCCAATGGGCAGGGCCTAAGATACGTGTCGCTATAGCTAGTGATCAATTATCGTAAATAGCTATATCATCTATTTCCCAAGTGCTTCCATCATTGGAAGAACCGGTATATCGGAAGGCAACATAGGTCGCTGCAGAGCTGTAAGCGCTCAGATCGATAGGACCACTTAATGTCTCTTCCCATCCACCCGGAGAGTAATTGGCCTGAAGGAGTGTCCATGTGGCGGTAGTCACGTCATTGCTCTGACCGAAATCGGTAGACACATAGGTGTCCAGCCCAGGGCCAGCGTAGTTCATCATCGTCATAAAGGAGAATGTAGGCGAATTCAATGCGGATAGATCCAAGGCAGGAGAGATATACCATACCTCGCTCGGGTCATTTCCTGAACCATTGAAGTTCGTTGCCTTGGCAAAATTATTTCCTCCGAAATCATCTACGAACCACTCATCGCTTCCTACCACGACCTGCTGGGACCAGCCACCTGAAGTCAGGCTTTGATCTTCGAAATTCTTGAATATCACGTATTCACCGGTAGAACCATCACATCGAAGTGAAGTGAACTGCACATCATCGAGATCGCGGATGAATAACTGCATATCATCATTGAACTGACCCACTATGGCTGTGATGGTACCGTTTCCTCCTGGAACTTGCGCACCGGCAAAACTGGCAAAACCACTGGTTCTCAATATGACCTCATTGCCATTGCAATCCTGGACATATCGATTCTCCGACTGCTCATTGACAGCATCAGCATAAGTGGATCCGAGATCACCATCCACGAACTCCACATTCTCTATGCGAACCAATCGTGCTTGCAGACTAGGGTCGATGTCGTCCAAAGTCACCGTCATAGGCTCCCAATACTCTTGATTGGCCTGAATGACCACCTGCTCATCCACATCTACAGAATCGAGTTGTAGCATGCCAGCGTATTCGCTCACTATGGCTCCATTCAAGTTAATCCGAATGTAGTCACCCTCAAAAAGCCCTCCGTTGGCGATGGTCCGCATATTGAGAGCGTCCGTAGAATCCTCGATGAAAACATTCTTATAGAAGTTTCCAGAGACATTATCTCCGGTGACCGTGGCGTAGATATTGAAATCCTCGGTGAACTTATATGTACCTGAATCCGCGAGGATCTGTCGGATATCCGACAGGTCGAGCAGCATACCATCAGGGATATTTGCATCAGGTGGTGTATCGAAGTCCTTCTCACAGGAAATGAAGAGGGCTACTGTTAACAGGGCGATGAGGCCGTAATTTGAAATCTGTCTGATCATTTCTTTAACCAATTAAAAGCTTATTCGGACCATAGCGAAGTAGGTCCTTCCGAACATGTATGCGTATTTATTATCGAATAGGTCGAGGTTGGCCGCAGTGGGTCTTCCCTGCTCATAGCCACCTGTGATATAATCCTGCTTGTCCAAGACGTTGCTGACATTGACTGTGACCAAGAGGTAGTACTTGTAGTCGAATCTCCATGATTTTCCAGCAAACAGGTTCAAGGTCGCTGCATTGTCCAATTGTGTCTGCTCTAGGATGCGGTCCCATTGAGGGTCATCGGTGATGAGGCCATCTACAGAGGACTCGGTTCTGCGGGTAGAGATAGGATCGATCCAGGAATTGGCGAAGTAATTCAAATCCATCCCTGCAAACCAGAACTTAGGATCGCGGTAGTTGAATCCGATATTGATAGCTGACTGAGGCGTACGTCCAACTCGGAAATTCTCCATGTAGGCCAACTCGGTAGGCTCTTGAGTATCTGTCTCATCGATGACCCGTGTGACTTCAGGGCGGGCCGTATACAGGAACTGGCCATGACCTATAGCCCCTGTGAGAGTCAAAGTGGATGTGGCATTGGCCTCAAATCCGATCTCCAATCCATTGTACGAATGGTCGATACCGTTGGTCA encodes:
- a CDS encoding FAD-binding protein; its protein translation is MRHRLGLGASDPIHFRVIKRSLDARRKIVYRLRIQVSTDGPLEVDPIEPNIQPLESSSESVHIIGAGPAGLFAALQCLEMGLRPVVYERGKDVRARRRDIAKLNKEHIVDPESNYCFGEGGAGAYSDGKLYTRSKKRGDVQKILETLVLHGAARDILIDAHPHIGTNKLPGIITAIRETILDHGGEIHFNARLTDIIIRDQQVQAILINGDQEIAVDQLILATGHSARDIFTLCRERDIRIENKDFALGVRVEHPQELVDRMQYGKSTRPDILPPASYNLVCQVGDTGVFSFCMCPGG